Proteins from a genomic interval of Enterococcus faecium:
- a CDS encoding PTS mannose/fructose/sorbose/N-acetylgalactosamine transporter subunit IIC: protein METLSVVQSLLIALWVAAVMSRWLGGGATLTLRFSPLMTGLVVGLIMGEVAQAMIVTAALQMIYMGVFSPGGSMPAEPSIAAAIAVPVALLGDLSPEAAIAVAVPVGLLGSYLYQFRFFINTFLGKYTDKAVEDLNTKAMARSIILYPTVASFLLFVPLVFIALYLGAPLIADVIKALEGTVVIHILEVVGGGLAAIGIATTVYVIGRKDYLVFFFLAYFMSVVLKSLDITMVTYAIFGIIIALIFVQSQKGKQVQPATSNNNSASFDDEDDYDDGF from the coding sequence TAGCCGCGGTTATGTCCCGCTGGTTAGGTGGAGGAGCCACGTTGACCTTACGTTTTTCTCCTTTGATGACTGGATTAGTCGTCGGGTTGATCATGGGGGAAGTTGCACAAGCGATGATTGTTACAGCCGCTTTGCAAATGATTTATATGGGGGTTTTTTCTCCAGGAGGATCAATGCCAGCTGAACCATCTATTGCAGCAGCTATCGCAGTACCAGTCGCATTATTAGGGGATCTGTCGCCAGAAGCAGCGATTGCCGTTGCGGTGCCAGTCGGATTGCTCGGAAGTTACTTGTATCAGTTTCGTTTTTTCATCAATACTTTTTTAGGTAAATATACAGACAAAGCTGTAGAAGATTTGAATACAAAAGCTATGGCCCGATCAATTATTCTTTATCCAACGGTTGCCTCATTTTTATTATTCGTTCCGCTTGTTTTCATTGCTTTATATTTAGGGGCGCCATTGATCGCTGATGTAATCAAAGCTTTAGAGGGAACAGTCGTTATCCACATTCTTGAAGTAGTAGGTGGAGGGTTAGCGGCAATCGGTATCGCGACAACTGTATACGTTATCGGTCGAAAAGATTATCTGGTCTTTTTCTTCCTTGCTTATTTTATGAGTGTTGTTTTGAAATCTTTAGATATTACGATGGTTACTTATGCCATTTTTGGGATTATTATCGCTTTGATCTTTGTCCAGTCGCAAAAAGGGAAACAAGTACAGCCTGCCACAAGCAATAACAATTCAGCATCTTTTGATGACGAAGATGACTATGATGACGGATTTTAA
- a CDS encoding PTS system mannose/fructose/sorbose family transporter subunit IID has product MAEIMDNQTGAPEEITKKDVTKAYLRWHFANEIPHSFERYLAPSLLYGMMPILKKLYKDEDSLKAAYKRQLLFFNTQLSWGGGVITGLMSSMEQQRAEEEYEEKEILMQDDLMYNTKAGLMGALAGIGDAIDSGTVQYIFIAIAVPWAQQGSPLGALFPFICFGLYQVLLGVFFARQAFTMGRNATGLMQNTGVQTAIEMLSVLGLFMMGVLAGNYVKVESSLKFAISGREFVIQEILDQIVPGILPLAVVMGVYLFYTKKGLKVTQALLWLTGILIVLAGIGIL; this is encoded by the coding sequence ATGGCTGAAATAATGGATAATCAAACAGGTGCTCCTGAAGAAATCACGAAAAAAGATGTAACAAAAGCCTATCTGAGATGGCATTTTGCAAACGAAATTCCTCACTCTTTTGAACGTTACTTGGCGCCATCACTACTATACGGAATGATGCCAATCTTGAAAAAACTTTATAAAGATGAAGACTCTTTAAAAGCAGCATATAAACGGCAGTTACTGTTCTTCAACACTCAATTAAGCTGGGGTGGCGGTGTGATTACTGGCCTAATGTCTTCTATGGAACAGCAAAGAGCAGAAGAAGAGTATGAAGAAAAAGAGATCTTGATGCAGGATGACTTGATGTATAACACGAAAGCGGGATTGATGGGGGCACTAGCAGGAATCGGAGATGCAATCGATTCAGGAACCGTCCAATATATTTTTATCGCAATCGCGGTACCTTGGGCACAACAGGGAAGTCCTTTAGGCGCACTTTTTCCTTTTATCTGCTTTGGGTTGTATCAGGTTTTACTAGGGGTATTTTTCGCAAGACAAGCTTTCACTATGGGCCGTAATGCTACAGGCCTAATGCAAAACACTGGTGTTCAGACAGCGATTGAAATGCTATCAGTTTTAGGGTTGTTTATGATGGGGGTGCTTGCGGGAAACTATGTAAAAGTAGAATCTTCATTGAAATTTGCGATATCCGGACGTGAGTTTGTTATCCAGGAAATTCTTGATCAAATCGTGCCAGGGATATTACCTTTAGCTGTCGTAATGGGTGTGTACTTGTTCTATACGAAAAAAGGATTGAAAGTCACACAAGCATTATTATGGCTGACTGGAATATTAATTGTGCTAGCAGGAATCGGTATTTTATAA